The Indicator indicator isolate 239-I01 unplaced genomic scaffold, UM_Iind_1.1 iindUn_scaffold_54, whole genome shotgun sequence sequence AAGCTGGGGGGAAAGGGTGGGGGTGATGGTGGTGGATAAGCCCTTGCAACAAATTCTCTTGGTGTTTCATcctggactggaggagctgggggctggtgAGTGCTGCGGAAGGACTGCAGGCTCTGGCTCTGCCCCTGgtgagctccctgctgtgctccctgctgtgcccctgtCCCTCACAGCAGGCAGGCGATGccgtgggggggttggggttctTGTTTGAGCAGTGGAAATCCCCCGTGCCGGTTTGCCTGCTCTAGttttgcagagcagaggcacaCAGAAGTATTGTTTGGAATTGTGTTgcctctccagccctgtctgaGGCGGGCAGAGTTCAGCGAggtggaaggggaagggagggaagagcacAGCGGTCTGAAGGTTGTGTGTGTGGCCTCTTTTCAATGGCTggattcattttcttttttttttttttttttctctgcttgtagAGGGTCCGTTCTTGCTTTTGCAACTAACACTTTGCACTAATACCTCTCCCAACTCATGTAGCTGGTTTTATAAAGTCACCTCTGTCTCAAAAGAGCCTGACTCAGGACAGCGTCGAGTTGCACTGCGAGGCGGTTGGCAACCCCATCCCCGAGATCCAGTGGTGGTTTGAGGGCAACGACCCCAATGAgacctctgctcagctctgggatgGGGCACGGCAGGACCGTGTCCAAATCAACGCCACCTACAACCTGCACTCCACCAGCACCATCTCCATTGCCAACCTCACAGCAGACGACTCCGGCATGTACGAGTGCCGGGCCAGCAACGACCCCGACCGCAACCACTTGTCGAAGAGCCCCAAAGTCAAGTGGATCCGTTCCCAGGCAAACCTTTTTGTCATCCAACGTGAGTGGGcacccccctcaccccctcctcCGAGGCCTGGGCACTTGCTGGCACACTGATGTCGAGTCTCCTGCCATGCTcactgcccccccctccccccccaagcCCTGCACCTGTGTCCTGTGGTTCCCGAAAGCTTCCCTCACCCTCCCGCCTTCCCCCAAGCTGTAGAACAGAGAGAGAGCTCCCACCCTCTGTCATCTCCCTCACCACCTGTGGCTCCACCTGAAATGGCCCTGCTCAAAAAGGGTTGTGGCTTCCCAACCAAAATGCCCTCCTGGCAATCCTGCTCCTTTTGGggcatttgtttggttttgtttttttccctggggCCAAAGACCTGCAACGTTCCTGCTCCTTCCCGACTGCCTCCGAATCCTGCTGCTGACCTGCAGAATTGAGTCTTGATTCTGTGCCAGACTCTGCCCTAACCACCACTGGCAAAACTGGTCCTTTTCCCTGgcagctcatccagctcctgctctggtgaCCGGTCCTGCTTTaagctctgctttcctgctaGTGCCACCTCAAGCTGTGGGGAACAAAAGCTGCTTTGAGCCTCTGGATGCAACCGTTTTTGAAGTGGCCCTGTCTGTGTGCAACAGTTGTTGATGTAGTTGCTTTGTCCTGTGGAAGTGGCTCCTTTGCCTCTGCTTAGTGCTGGGGGTCAGAGTTGTTGGGGGAGCTGATGGGTGGCTGCTTCTAGGGATGGAAACTGGGCTGGTTTGAGGATGGAAACTGGGCTGGTTTGAGGGTGTCTCAGCCTCCTGCTGAGGCCTTGGCAGCCATCCTGAAGGTATCAGTGTGGCAATCTGGTCAGCATCAACCTGCCAGGGAGCACAGACTCCAGCAGAACCTTCTTCCAGTGGAGCTTGGGTGGGTGGGAGGAAACAGCCAAGTGCCTGTCAGCATCCTGCAGGATTTGTTCCTTCCAGGAGTTTTGAGGTTGGGTGAAGGGTAGGAACTGTGatgccagcagggctgtgtcACTGTGTTCTGGGGCTGCCTCCTACCAGTTGAAAGAGCTGAGTCATCTTAGGTTGCATAATTTACTGCTGCTTGGCACCTGGAGGCCCAGGACCTTCTGGAGCCATGGTTCTGTGTGTCCTCCCTGGAGGCTTCTATAACCCTTGGGCTCACAGCTCACACACTGTCTTGTCTCACAAGAGGGTCTCTGCTGCCATCCACCCGttttgtccctggaggtgtctgcaTCTGCTCAGTCTGGAGGGTGGTGGCTCCTAAACagagagagctctgctctgcccttcagAGCTTGACCTTTTCCATTGCTCATTGaacactgctggggctgtgcccacCGTAGGGacagcaggaggcttggaaTTGTCCAGAGCACATGGCAGaggccctgcctgtgctgggagcagcacaggggcacCAGCAGCTATCACTAGGTGTAACCAGACCTCAATCACCTGGTTTTGGAGTTTCCTGTGCTGGTGTGGTCAGTTCTGGtggggagctgcctgcagaggtaAGTGGAAGCTGTGGCAGGGCCGAGGAGCTGTGGGTTTGGTTCGCTGTGGTGAAGGTTCTCGGATGGGGCACAGCAGTACCTCAGGTTAACTTGACTTGAGCTGTTTCCAATGCAGGTCCAGACATCAAGGCTCAGGTAGCCACAGTTGCTGgcaagctgctcctcacctgcaaCATGAGTGGGCCCTACTCTGGCATCGAGGGCCACGAGTGGGTGCATGGGAACAAGGTCCTGCAGACCGACACCGATTCAGGCACTTCCACCAGCTACACGTGAgtgtggggcaggggcagaggggagccTGAAAGTGGGGGACAGGCTGTTTACCAGAGGCACTTTGTTTCCTGCCAGCAGAACCCAAAGCTAAGTGCCTGCCCTCTTGCTTTACACTGCAGAACAGGAGGTAGGTCACAGAATTggaggatggtttgggttggagaagacttcttgagtccagccttcaacccagcatcaccatggccatcaaaccatgtccccaagtgccatggccacaccttaattgaacacctctagggatggggactccaccacctccttgggcagcctgttccaatccctgaccactcttgcagcaaagaaatttttcctcatatccaacccaaccctcccctggcacaattcgaGCTAAGCACGGTTTTGGTAGGGCCCAAATTTCCTCCTTTATGGGGAGGAGGGgacaaaaaaagaggagaaagggaaagttACAGCTCACCAATATCCTCTTAGTGAAAAGTTCTGCTGCTTCCTGTGTCTCTgcaggtgctgagctgggctcagCTGCCTTGTTGGCTGCAGCATGGCTGGGACTCCTAGAGCTGTTCCATAGAGCTCTTGGGGAGGACATCAGCTCCTTGCTCCCCAGAGGCCCTGTGTGGAATGAGAGGCTCCAGCATGTGCTCTCCCTGCCTTTGGGGCTTCTGTACCTTTCCAAAAGCCCAACTGTTGTTagggagcaggctgggaagctgcctgcagggcaTGTTTTGGTGCTCAGGaggagtggtttgaagctggagcaggacacAAGGGAGGAAGCTCCTCACAATGGAGGGTGGCGAGATactggaagagattgcccagggatgcaGAAAACCTCCAAGGTCAGACTTTTAAtggtggccctgggcagcctgctctagttgaagacatccctgctgactgcaggtggcttggacaagatgccctttgaggggaTCCTTTCCCACCTGCTGCAACCTGTGAGGCCTGTGGgtgggcaggagcagcatgCCCGGCCGCGCCGCGAGCAGGCAGCCAGCTTTCCCCTTTTGCTCGCAGCCAGGCCCAACTGGCAGTgacccagcagctgtggaggcaCCATGTCCTTTTGTGTGGCACTGCCGACGTGCCTGGCTCCCCATAGCAACAGGGAGCTGAACAAGGATTAAAGTATTTATAACCCAGCCTCCCTCGCGTGACCTCAATCCCTTCCCTCGGCGCTTTTTGGAAGTGGGAAGCGCCGTGCGTGGCGGAGCCTAACAAACAGCCTCTTGTCCCACCCCCAGCCATGGGGGCCAAAACTTGGcctgccccttccctccagcaggcATCGCTCAGCTGCAGCGTGAGAGAGTCTGGTGTGCTGCAGCCTAATCCACGAAATCTcattgcagcagctttgtgagcGAAGGAGAGTGAGGGAGAGGTTCTCCCTACGCgtggagcagcccagctgggGTGTTTCCTCGTCCTGTGTTTGAGTGGGCTTCCCTCTGAACCCCTTGTCCTCAGCTCATTCTTGTCACCATTactggggagctgcagggttGGTGTCTGGCTGTGTCCTGGGTTGTGCTGATGAGGACTTTCTTGGGGCACCTCACACTTTGGGCTCGAGGTGGTTGTTTCTTGGGGCACCTCACACTTTGGGCTCGAGGTGGTGGTTTCTTGGGGCACCTCACGCTTTGGGCTCGAGGTGGTTGTTTCTTGGGGCACCTCACACTTTGGGCTCGAGGTGGTTGTTTCTTGGGGCACCTCACACTTTGGGCTCGAGGTGGTTGTTTCTTGGGGCACCTCACACTTTGGGCTCGAGGTGGTTGTTTCTTGGGGCACCTCACACTTTGGGCTCGAGGTGGTTGTTTCTTGGGGCACCTCACACTTTGGGCTCGAGGTGGTTGTTTCTTGGGGCACCTCACACTTTGGGCTCGAGGTGGTTGTTTCTTGGGGCACCTCACACTTTGGGCTCGAGGTGGTTGTTTCTTGGGGCACCTCACACTTTGGGCTCGAGGTGGTTGTTTCTTGGGGCACCTCACACTTTGGGCTCGAGGTGGTTGTTTCTTGGGGCACCTCACACTTTGGGCTCGAGGTGGTTGTTTCAAGAGCCTTGGGGtatggaaggaggaggaggaggatgaggatggagtTGGCTGTTTCTGAAGGGTACACAGGGTCCTGTGCTTGCTGAGGGTGGCTTGGTGCTCCTGGGTTTCCTCATCTAGCTAACAGTCTAGGGCTTGATGGCAAAAGTGCCTTGGGTTAGGGAGTGGAAGCTGCTGGGTTTAGGGATTTGGGACAGAAGATCAGGAGGTGTCAGTGATCACTGAGTGTCAGACTTGGGGGAGGTGGAATTCTGACCCATCCTCAGTGTGGGGAGAGAAGGTGGAGGGTTGGGTTGCTGTAGGAAGATGATGGAGTGGGAGaaggtgcctggggaggagatggTTGATGCTTCCAGATGGTGCTTCCATGggtgtggggtttggtctcttcatGGGTAAGTCACTTGTGCTGATTGGTCATCTGCCATCCTGGTTTTGACAGGATTGAGGGGAAGATGGAGGAGCACTCTGGTGTCTATGAGTGTGTCTACAAAGCAAACCCAGTGGTGAAAGGACAAGTGAATGTTTCAGGTAACTTCATGTTTCCTTCTGAGGAGGGGAAGCTCTGatctgctgggcagggagcttTGGGCTCTTTCCAACATCTCAAAGAGCTGCTTCTAGCCCTTTACTGATTGggctgcaggactctacacATCTGCTGCCAGacttgctctggcaggcagctccaTTGGATCAGGCAAGTCAATGTCTGCAGGATCACCTCTTGGGCCTTACATTAAatcagctttctgctgtggaCATCTTCCCACAAGAAGAATGGGAGAGGAGTAATACCTGGTGGGCAAATCTCTCTGAAGCTTTCTTGAAGCAGCTGTGAAAATggtggaatgggttgggttggaaaggaccttggagatcatctggttccaacctccctgctatgggcagggacacctccccctagaccaagttgctcaaaaaACTGCCAAACAATGGGCAAGTGAAGGGAACAAAGCTCTCAGTTTCTTCAGCTGGAGTCAGGTTTTGTTGGGTAGCTTGGATTCTGCTGAGGTGAGCTGCAGGGGGTGCAACACTTTGggtctgatttttgtttttttctttctctggccACAGTTCCACCACAAGTGACAGCATACAAGAAATCTGAGCATGGGAATGAGGGGGACACTGGTGTGCTGACCTGCAAGAGTGCCTCTTTCCCCCCAGTTGTCACTTGGGTCTGGAGTAAAAATGGTCAAGAGGTAAGTGGTTGCTGCTCTTCCTGTCCTACTTCCCTGCAAAGAGATGGAGGATCCCATCTGTGGgcaacaggagcagggcagtgatcactggggaggccacatcttgagtactggatttggttttgggcccctcactccaggaaggacattgaggggctcggagcaggtccagagaagggcaatgaatctggggaaggttctggagaacaggagctgaaggacttggggttgtggggtctggagaaaaggaggctgaggggagacctcattgctgtctacgcCTCCCTGGAAGgaagctgcagtgagctgtgggttgggctcttctccctaggatcaggcaatagaatgagagaaaaaatggcctgaaattgtgccaggggagggttaggctggagatgaggaaaaaattctttgctgcaagagagtggtcagggactggaagaggctgcccagggaggtggtggagtccccatccgtccctggaggtgttcaagaaacacctGGCCACGGCTCTTGGGGCCATtctttggtggccatggtggggttgggttaacagctggacttggaTCTTTCActttggctggaagagaactTCAGGATTCCATCCCAGCAGGAATCAGCTCTTTTGAAGCAGCCTCCTGAGCAGCCCCGGTGAGGAAGGTTCCCGTAGCAGCACAGGCGCGAGCGGACAGCGGCTCCTCCGCCGCCAAGCGCTGCCCTGAGGGCCCTTTTGtcttctctcccctttccctccagcccatCCTCAACGGCTCTGGCAGGTACATCATCAAGAGCAGTGGCAACAAGACAGAGCTGCGCATCCTGAAGCTGAACATCGAGGAGGACACGGGAGACTACCACTGCAACGGCACCAACGCCTACGGCACCAGCGGCGCCGTCGTCAACCTGCGCGTCCGCAGCCGCCTGGCGGCGCTCTGGCCCTTCCTGGGCATCGTGGCTGAGGTGCTGGTCCTCGTCACCATCATCTTCATCTacgagaagaggaggaagccagATGAGGTGCTCGATGGTAAGAGGTGGTAGGGTGAAATCGTTCTCTGGCTAGGTGCAAGTAACTTGGAGGGTGCTGCTGAGATGTTGCTGCGGAGAACCGTCGGTCAGGTGGGGGTcgtggaggtgctggggggagggtcgtggaggtgctggggtgaaGCCTTTCTGTAGGGTGCAGTCAAGATGTTCCTGCAGAGAACTTCATCAGATGGGGGTTAGAGGTGCTGGGGTGAGGGTcgtggaggtgctggggtgaaATCTTTCTGCAGGGTGCAGCCAAGATGTTCCTGCAGAGAACTTCAGGTGCTTGGGGTGAGACCCTTAGAGGTGCTTGGGGTGAGACCTTTCTGGAAAGATCCAAGTAACTTGTAGGGTACAGCTGAGATGTTCCTGCAGAGAACTTCATCAGATGGAggtttggaggtgctggggtgagggtcgtggaggtgctggggtgaaATCTTTCTGTAGGGTGCAGCCAAGATATTCCTGCAGAGAACTTCATCAGGTGCTTGGGCTCAGAACCTTAGAGGTGCTTGGGCTCAGAACCTTCTGGAAAGATCCAAGTAACTTGTGGGGTGCAGCTGAGATGTTCCTGCAGAGAACTTCATCAGATGGAggttggaggtgctgggggttgAAATCTTAGAGGTGCTGGGGGTTGAAATCTTAGAGGTGCTGGGGGTTGAATCTTCCTGGAAAGATCCAAGTAACTTCTTGGGTGCAGCTGAGATGTTCCTGCAGAGAACTTCATCAGATGGAGgttggaggtgctggggttCAGTCTTAGAGGTGTTTGGGTTAAATCTTTCTGGGTGCAGGCAAAATACTCAGATTCACAGCTtgcatcaagttggaagggGAGCCTCAAAGGgtgtcttgtccaacccccctggctgcccagggccacatccagtctgatcctgaacatctccagggatggagcctccaccacatccctgggtgaacccgttccagtatttcactaccctcagtgGGAAGAATTCCCTTCTTATGCCCAacttaaatctgccctgctgcagtttcaaaccattgccccttgtcctgtcctgcaGAGCAACTCCATCAGATGGGTGTTAGTTTGAGGCTTGCTTCTCAGGGCACTTCTAACACCCTGGTGAAGTCTTTACCAGGCTACAGAGCCAGGAAGCTGCAAGTAATTGCAGTGTTTGTGCCAGCCCTTGGGCAAAGCTGTGCCTTGGATCTTGCAGCCAGATAAGACTGAGCACAGGCCAGCCTGACCCTTttgtctccagcagctgctctgcactttcctggaggggttcagaATGGTGGCTCCAGGATGGGGCTGCctctggcagctgagcagcagctgatgtcTGAAGAgctttgctggtgctgctgggtccTGTGTCAGTTGCTCCACAGGACTGTGCTTAGCTGAACTCAGGTGCAGGTCCTGGATCTGTTTGGGATCTTCAGGCCCTCCCATCCTGACTCTCAGAGCCCAGGGCTATCTTTTAATCTGTTCTGGAAGTATCAGCTCCTCCCTTTCCTTATCTTGGGATCTGCATTGTCTTGGCCCAGCTGCCCCTCCCCTTGTCTGATCCCGGGAACAATGAAGTGTAAATGTTCAGCATCCTTCCTGCTCAGGCCCCTCAGCCCCCTgtgggggacacacacatcCAGCAGGATGAGTGCTGTGGGGTGCAGCAGGGGGGCTGTAGGCAGATAGCCCTCCCCTGGCTGCAGGGTTTGGGGTGTTCTGCTAAGGAGATGGTTTGCCCTCAGCCACCCTTGGCTGAAGGCCTTCTCCAGGATCTTGTAGCTTCATCTTCCAGCAAAACAACTTCCAAACCCTCCAGCCTGGGTGTGGAGTGATCTGGTTTCTGACGCCATCAGCCTGGTCCAGCTCATGTCAGAGCTGTGGCAGCTGAAGGCAGGATGTGTGCCCTGGTGTTCTGATGCTGCCTGGCTGAGTTCCTGAGTGCTTGTGGGTTGTGAGGATACCAACAGCTGTCTGACAAACACACAGCTTTGTGCTTTCCTGCTGTAAagtgcttctctctctctcccttaaAAGTCTTTGTCCCTTTGCTCCTTTTGGAGGGGGGTGGTGACAGTAAGGCACAGCTTGGACAAATGCTGTCCCTCGTGGTGTGTGGTGGtgagctggctctgctccctgttAGCCAGGATGGGGAGAGGCTTGACTCTTGTGTGGTCTGATGTCCTTGCTGGTGTTACCTCTCCactcttccctcctctgctgctgggtgccaccTTGCATGGTAAGTAGGAGATGGCTGCAGCCATGTCTCCATCTGTCCTCTCACCAGCTGTGTGCAGATCCTGGTGCCCGTTGGCAGTGCCAGTGCTCTGAGCCTGGGCCTTGCTGCTTGGTGCTGTTTGAGGGGAGCCTGGGAAGCCTTcttttggaggggggggggggggggcaaattGCAAGGAGCTGGTGAAAGGCCCCAGGGCTTGGCAGGTGTTGGCAGAGGTTCTCTTAGCTGTAGCAAGAATGtggggggggggatgtgtgtgtggtgtctttgttctgctgtgctgggagggaggagggttTCCTGCTGCTGAAATCCTCCTTCCTGAAATCCTCCTTCCTATAACACCCTGTCTGGGATCCCCTTGGCTTGGTGTGGAAGTTCAGGAGCTGCCCGGACGGGTGGTGCTGTGGATCTGTGGCTTTTCcccaggtggtggtggtggtgggaaggctgctgcctggggagctgaGGGTGCCTAGGTTGGGAATGTTTAAAACAGACTtcagctcccagcagtgctcctgcaGGGACTGCCTGGCTGCTTCCCTCTGGgcctccagtgctgtgctctcaggTTTGAGGAGGTGCCagacctgagctctgctgccaggttgggaggtggtggtggtgactctcttctcctgccaggttgggtggtggtggtgactctcttctcctgccaggttgggtggtggtggtgactcTTCCCCTGCCAGCCAAGCTGCCCCTGGGCCAGCAGAATCAGCTGCCTGACAGGGGCTTGTGCCTTAACTTTGTGCCTTGTCTAAACTTAGACAAGAAGCAGCTTACAACTCTCACGCAGGGCTGGGTTGTGCTCTGCTAagaagcagctccctgccctgccagccccttggTGAAACAAGAGCCCCTGTGGGGTGAGGTGACCTTTTGGGTGCAgtcctgtgcaggcagcagtaTCCCATGTGTCTGTAACCTGTCTGGAATGCAGCACCCAGAAGGTTCCAGAGGTGACTTTGGATTACTTTGGACGTGCTGTGCCCTGATgctgtttgttctttctttccatgCTCGTCCTGgctgtgaagatgatgatgGAGGTTCTGCACCACTGTGAGTACCCTGCTTTTTCCTGTCTAGCCAGATCTGGCCTGGTAGATCCACATCCATCTGGGGAATCTGCTCTGGGGTGGGAATGCCAGGAGGGGATTAGCTCTGTGGGTTGGGGGACGTTCCCCCCCGCCGTGGTCCATTTAATGTCTTACGGACCACATCCTGGGGTGGCACCAGTGTGTGACACTGCTCTGGTGACTGATCTCATCTTGACCATCACCTGGGTCTGAATGACACCAGTGCCAGGGTGAGgcttttggtgtgttttggtttttttgtttttttttttttcctcactgctccttctcctcctggcaggaAGAGCAATGCCACCAACCACAAGGACAAGAACGTCCGCCAGCGGAACGCAAACTAACAGCAGGGCCCAGGTGAGTGCTGTGTgcccagaggcagctgctgtgtgcccagaggcagctgctgtgtgccagcttTTTTCACCTCCTCACAGTGCCCGGggtgtgcccagctctggctgtgtcctggctggagctctgctctACCAGGGGCTCAGGCCCAGCTCCTGTCTCGGCAAGCAGGGGTCTCTGGGAGAAGCATCCATGCAGCCAGTGGCACTCCTGACCCAACCTCATCCCGTAGGatctggggagaggggagggaagctCAAACATGGACCATTAGTAGCCCTGTAGGAacctgccagagctgcttgGAGTGCCTGTGGTGGGGGGTCAGCAGTGTGGCTTCTGCCCAGacagagcaggggaggaggaggaggagaagtagTGCTGgactctgctgcagggctctgaggcccctggggaagggctgggctggtgctgagggtctggggaagggctgggctggtgctgagggcctAGGGAAGGCTGAATTTGCTCTAAAGCTGGACTGGCTGGAGGCTCCTGCCCTAGACTCAAGCAGGAGAGATAAGTCCTAACCCACAGCTTTGCCCtgtccagctccatcagcccctccagcacagctgagccttACTGGTACAACTGGGATTATCTCactgtctttttgtttttgtttttgttttttttcctgacaggtGACTTGGAGATGAAGAACTGATCTGgacaattttatttctttctaatttgttttgggttttggttttttttttttttgtttgggttttgttttttgtttttttttgttttttttggtaaaatagCATCAGGAGTACTTTTTAGTGTGTCCTTGCAATTCAGTTACTTCACTTTCTAAAGGAACTTTTTAAGTTGTAGAATCTgaaacacacttttttttttttttaataaaaagaaaacagagttgtgggagggttggttttggttggttggttggtttttttgtttgttttt is a genomic window containing:
- the BSG gene encoding basigin is translated as MVAGMVASCGLLALLLFGGMVTGAAGTSPDIKAQVATVAGKLLLTCNMSGPYSGIEGHEWVHGNKVLQTDTDSGTSTSYTIEGKMEEHSGVYECVYKANPVVKGQVNVSVPPQVTAYKKSEHGNEGDTGVLTCKSASFPPVVTWVWSKNGQEPILNGSGRYIIKSSGNKTELRILKLNIEEDTGDYHCNGTNAYGTSGAVVNLRVRSRLAALWPFLGIVAEVLVLVTIIFIYEKRRKPDEVLDDDDGGSAPLKSNATNHKDKNVRQRNAN